Proteins encoded by one window of Pyxidicoccus trucidator:
- the gltB gene encoding glutamate synthase large subunit, with protein sequence MSAILPGRYGLYEPDTEHDACGVGFVAHLRGERSRGIVEDALELLNRLSHRAAAGRDPRTGDGAGILVQLPHRFFERVVPGLGFELPPRRHYGVGQVFLPPEPEARAACEAAFEEVVAEEGQRVLGWRDVPVDPEHLGPVAREAAPVIRQVFIARRRVVPSAFERKLYRIRKLTENRVTARGVAPTGRFHVASLSSETLIYKGLMLPVDLPRFYLDLREPDFVSALALVHSRFSTNTFPTWELAQPFRFIAHNGEINTLRGNRNWMNARRGLLQTARLGGSLEPLQPIIVPGKSDSAQFDNMVELLYLGGRTLPHALMMMIPEAWEGDAHMADERRAFYEYSSALLEPWDGPAAIAFTDGQLIGATLDRNGLRPARYLVTEDDRIILASEAGVIDVPASQVRRKGRLTPGRMLLVDTTEGRILEDEEVKRDITTRWPYRRWLERNVYTFEDLPSIPAPERLRGEELWRLQRAFGFTAEDVRTVLSPMAETGKEPVGSMGTDTPLAVLSDQAPSLFSYFHQLFAQVTNPPIDPLRESLVMTLATALGPESNTFEETPEQCHRLSLPGPILTNGQLARLSVIHGEGLFETKRLSLLYPLDAGEGALDVAVERLCTAAVDAVDAGASILLLSDRGVDAAHGAIPALLAVSAVHQRLVRDGIRMYTGLLLETAEAREVHHFACLFAYGVSAVNPYLALDTLRAMADSGELAVDAEKAQERFIHAVEEGLLKVMSKMGISTLQSYRGAQLFEAVGLQRSLVERHFTGTSSRVEGVGLPELGREVRERHTRGFGSEADAEVGLLPVGGQFRWRRLGERHKWNPATIAKLQAAVKGNDATLFAEYSKLADDETREHSNLRGLLDVVTEGRTPVPLEEVEPALSIARRFVTGAMSFGSISAEAHETLAIAMNRLGGRSNSGEGGEESRRYTPDENGDSRRSAIKQVASARFGVTTEYLVNADELQIKVAQGAKPGEGGQLPGHKVDERIAKVRWSTPGVTLISPPPHHDIYSIEDLAQLIYDLQSVNPQSRVSVKLVSEVGVGTIAAGVAKAGAGAVVISGYEGGTGASPLSSLQHAGLPWELGLAETQQVLVHNGLRSRIRVQADGGLRTARDVLVAALLGAEEFGMATASLVAVGCIMLRKCHLNTCSAGIATQDPELRGRFQGKPEDVVNYFLLVAEDLRKKMAGLGARTVEELVGRVDLLRQRPAVDHWKAKRVDLSALLAAPAAPASEPRHCKVPRSKDVSDHLDHTLLRDARHVLDGGPPLLLTQPVSNTHRAVGAMLSGEIARRHGGRGLPDGRIHVRMKGSAGQSFGAFLVAGVTLELEGDANDYVGKGLSGGRVIVYPPQAARFVPEENVLVGNTALYGATGGEVYLRGLAGERFAVRNSGAQAVVEGVGDHGCEYMTGGVVVVLGPTGRNFAAGMSGGTAYVLDREATFRQRCNLEMVELESLVDESEIWLVHGLVERHLRHTGSTLAKRVLDNWELMVPRFVKVMPTDYKRVLQARRAARRPTEQLAEQLQQTAGAGGRA encoded by the coding sequence ATGTCCGCAATCCTCCCCGGCCGGTACGGCCTCTACGAGCCTGATACCGAGCATGACGCCTGCGGCGTGGGCTTCGTCGCCCACCTGCGCGGCGAGCGCTCCCGAGGCATCGTCGAGGACGCCCTGGAGCTGCTCAACCGGTTGAGCCACCGGGCGGCCGCGGGCAGGGACCCCCGGACGGGAGATGGCGCGGGCATCCTGGTGCAGCTCCCCCATCGCTTCTTCGAGCGCGTGGTGCCGGGGCTCGGCTTCGAGCTCCCCCCACGTCGCCACTACGGCGTGGGACAGGTCTTCCTCCCGCCCGAGCCCGAGGCGCGCGCGGCGTGCGAGGCGGCCTTCGAGGAGGTGGTGGCCGAGGAGGGCCAGCGAGTCCTCGGCTGGCGCGACGTGCCGGTGGACCCGGAGCACCTGGGCCCCGTGGCCCGCGAGGCCGCGCCCGTCATCCGCCAGGTCTTCATCGCGCGGCGGCGCGTGGTGCCCAGCGCCTTCGAGCGCAAGCTGTACCGCATCCGCAAGCTGACGGAGAACCGCGTCACCGCGCGCGGCGTGGCCCCGACGGGCCGCTTCCACGTGGCGTCGCTGTCGTCGGAGACGCTCATCTACAAGGGGCTGATGCTGCCGGTGGACCTGCCCCGCTTCTACCTGGACCTGCGGGAGCCGGACTTCGTGAGCGCGCTGGCGCTGGTGCACTCGCGCTTCTCCACCAACACCTTCCCCACCTGGGAGCTGGCGCAGCCGTTCCGCTTCATCGCGCACAACGGCGAAATCAACACCCTGCGCGGCAACCGGAACTGGATGAACGCGCGGCGCGGGCTGCTCCAGACGGCGCGCCTGGGCGGCAGCCTGGAGCCGCTCCAGCCCATCATCGTCCCCGGCAAGAGCGACTCGGCGCAGTTCGACAACATGGTGGAGCTGCTCTACCTCGGCGGGCGCACGCTGCCGCACGCGCTGATGATGATGATTCCCGAGGCGTGGGAGGGCGACGCGCACATGGCCGACGAGCGCCGCGCCTTCTACGAGTACTCCTCCGCGCTGCTGGAGCCGTGGGACGGCCCCGCGGCGATTGCCTTCACGGACGGGCAGCTCATCGGCGCCACGCTGGACCGCAACGGCCTGCGGCCCGCGCGCTACCTCGTCACCGAGGATGACCGCATCATTCTCGCGTCGGAGGCAGGCGTCATCGACGTGCCGGCCTCGCAGGTACGCCGCAAGGGCCGCCTGACGCCGGGCCGCATGCTGCTGGTGGACACCACCGAGGGGCGCATCCTCGAGGACGAGGAAGTCAAGCGTGACATCACCACGCGCTGGCCCTACCGCCGCTGGCTGGAGCGCAACGTCTATACCTTCGAGGACCTGCCCTCCATCCCCGCGCCGGAGCGGCTCCGGGGCGAGGAGCTCTGGCGGCTCCAGCGCGCCTTCGGATTCACCGCCGAGGACGTGCGCACGGTGCTGTCGCCCATGGCCGAGACGGGCAAGGAGCCGGTGGGCTCCATGGGCACGGACACGCCGCTGGCGGTGCTCAGCGACCAGGCCCCGAGCCTCTTCTCGTACTTCCACCAGCTCTTCGCGCAGGTGACGAACCCGCCCATCGACCCGCTGCGCGAGTCGCTGGTGATGACGCTGGCCACCGCGCTGGGGCCGGAGAGCAACACCTTCGAGGAGACGCCGGAGCAGTGCCACCGCCTGTCCCTCCCGGGCCCCATCCTCACCAACGGGCAGCTCGCCAGGCTCAGCGTCATCCACGGCGAGGGCCTCTTCGAGACGAAGCGCCTGTCGCTCCTCTACCCGCTGGACGCGGGCGAGGGCGCGCTGGACGTGGCGGTGGAGCGGCTGTGCACGGCGGCCGTGGACGCGGTGGACGCGGGCGCCAGCATCCTGCTGCTGAGCGACCGCGGCGTGGACGCGGCGCACGGGGCCATTCCCGCGCTGCTCGCCGTCTCCGCGGTCCACCAGCGCCTGGTCCGCGACGGCATCCGCATGTACACGGGCCTGCTGCTGGAGACGGCGGAGGCCCGCGAGGTGCACCACTTCGCGTGCCTCTTCGCCTATGGCGTCTCGGCGGTGAACCCGTACCTCGCGCTGGACACGCTGCGGGCCATGGCGGACTCGGGCGAGCTGGCGGTGGACGCGGAGAAGGCCCAGGAGCGCTTCATCCACGCCGTGGAGGAAGGGCTGCTGAAGGTGATGTCCAAGATGGGCATCTCCACGCTGCAGTCGTACCGCGGCGCGCAGCTCTTCGAGGCGGTGGGGCTCCAGCGCTCGCTGGTGGAGCGGCACTTCACCGGCACGTCCTCGCGCGTGGAAGGCGTGGGGCTGCCGGAGCTGGGGCGCGAGGTACGGGAGCGGCACACGCGCGGCTTCGGCTCCGAGGCAGACGCGGAGGTCGGCCTGCTGCCCGTGGGCGGCCAGTTCCGGTGGCGCCGGCTGGGCGAGCGGCACAAGTGGAACCCGGCCACGATTGCGAAGCTCCAGGCGGCGGTGAAGGGCAACGACGCGACGCTCTTCGCGGAGTACTCGAAGCTGGCGGACGACGAGACGCGCGAGCACAGCAACCTGCGCGGCCTGCTGGACGTGGTGACGGAGGGCCGCACGCCGGTGCCGCTGGAGGAAGTAGAGCCGGCGCTCTCGATTGCACGTCGCTTCGTCACCGGGGCCATGTCCTTCGGCTCCATCAGCGCGGAGGCGCACGAGACGCTGGCCATTGCGATGAACCGGCTCGGCGGGCGCTCCAACAGCGGCGAGGGTGGCGAGGAGTCGCGCCGCTACACGCCGGACGAGAATGGGGACTCGCGCCGCAGCGCCATCAAACAGGTGGCCAGCGCGCGCTTCGGCGTCACCACCGAGTACCTCGTCAACGCGGACGAGCTGCAGATCAAGGTCGCCCAGGGCGCCAAGCCCGGCGAGGGCGGCCAGCTCCCCGGGCACAAGGTGGACGAGCGGATTGCCAAGGTGCGCTGGTCCACGCCGGGCGTGACGCTCATCTCCCCTCCCCCGCACCACGACATCTACTCCATCGAGGACCTGGCGCAGCTCATCTATGACTTGCAGTCGGTGAACCCCCAGTCGCGGGTCAGCGTGAAGCTGGTGAGCGAGGTGGGCGTGGGCACCATCGCCGCGGGCGTGGCGAAGGCGGGCGCGGGGGCGGTGGTCATCTCCGGGTACGAGGGCGGCACGGGCGCGTCGCCGCTGTCGAGCCTCCAGCACGCGGGCCTGCCGTGGGAGCTGGGGCTGGCGGAGACGCAGCAGGTGCTGGTGCACAACGGCCTGCGCTCGCGCATCCGGGTGCAGGCGGATGGTGGCCTGCGCACCGCGCGCGACGTGCTGGTGGCCGCGCTGCTGGGCGCCGAGGAGTTCGGCATGGCCACCGCGAGCCTCGTGGCGGTGGGCTGCATCATGTTGCGCAAGTGCCACCTCAACACCTGCTCGGCCGGCATCGCCACGCAGGACCCGGAGCTACGCGGGCGCTTCCAGGGGAAGCCCGAGGACGTGGTGAACTACTTCCTCCTCGTCGCGGAGGACCTGCGCAAGAAGATGGCGGGGCTGGGCGCGCGCACGGTGGAGGAGCTGGTGGGCCGGGTGGACCTGCTGCGGCAGCGTCCGGCGGTGGACCACTGGAAGGCGAAGCGGGTGGACCTGTCCGCGCTGCTGGCGGCCCCCGCCGCTCCGGCCAGCGAGCCGCGTCACTGCAAGGTGCCGCGCAGCAAGGACGTGTCGGACCACCTGGACCACACGCTGCTGCGCGACGCACGCCACGTGCTGGATGGCGGGCCGCCCCTGCTGCTGACGCAGCCGGTGAGCAACACGCACCGCGCGGTGGGCGCCATGCTGTCGGGCGAGATTGCCCGGCGGCACGGAGGCCGGGGGCTGCCGGACGGGCGCATCCACGTGCGGATGAAGGGCTCGGCGGGACAGAGCTTCGGCGCCTTCCTGGTGGCCGGCGTCACGCTGGAGCTGGAGGGCGATGCCAACGACTACGTCGGCAAGGGCCTGTCCGGCGGGCGCGTCATCGTCTACCCGCCGCAGGCCGCGCGCTTCGTGCCGGAGGAGAACGTGCTGGTGGGCAACACCGCGCTCTACGGCGCCACGGGCGGCGAGGTGTACCTGCGGGGGCTCGCGGGTGAGCGCTTCGCGGTGCGCAACAGCGGCGCGCAGGCAGTGGTGGAGGGCGTGGGCGACCACGGCTGCGAGTACATGACGGGCGGCGTGGTGGTGGTGCTCGGCCCCACCGGGCGCAACTTCGCGGCCGGCATGAGCGGCGGCACCGCGTACGTGTTGGACCGGGAGGCCACCTTCCGGCAGCGGTGCAACCTGGAGATGGTGGAGCTGGAGTCACTGGTGGACGAGTCCGAAATCTGGCTCGTGCACGGCCTGGTGGAGCGGCACCTGCGCCACACGGGCAGCACGCTGGCGAAGCGGGTGCTGGACAACTGGGAGCTGATGGTGCCGCGGTTCGTGAAGGTGATGCCCACGGACTACAAGCGCGTGCTCCAGGCACGGCGCGCGGCCAGGCGGCCGACGGAGCAACTCGCGGAGCAGCTTCAACAGACGGCCGGCGCCGGCGGGAGGGCCTGA
- a CDS encoding glutamate synthase subunit beta, protein MGKPTGFMEWPREHAPKRAKDERLGDWKEFHLPLAPEESKRQAGRCMDCGVPFCHQGCPLGNLIPDFNEAVYRGRWREAYELLSRTNGFPEMTGRLCPAPCEAACVLAIDRDAVTIEQMEKEIAERAFAEGWVKPKPPTRRTGQTVGVVGSGPAGLAAAAQLNAAGHTVTVYERDARPGGLLRYGIPDFKLEKSVLDRRLAVMEAEGITFVNGVDVGGALSFRELRSKHDALVLAMGARRPRELEVPGRELSGVVQAMEYLEHQNRLVAGQGQKDARLDAAGRRVVILGGGDTGSDCLGTALRQGAKSVVQVELLPAPPAVRAAGNPWPRWPVVFRTSSSQEEGGERAFALQTKRLSGTDGRLEALHTVQVEVHREPGALPRIVEVPGSETTHEVDLLVLAMGFTGPEPGRLVEELGVKLSPRGTVQVDARFATSADGVFCAGDASRGASLIVWALSDGREAAKAVDAWLAGGRSALPTRGADCAF, encoded by the coding sequence ATGGGAAAGCCAACGGGATTCATGGAGTGGCCCCGCGAGCACGCGCCCAAGCGGGCGAAGGACGAGCGCCTGGGGGACTGGAAGGAGTTCCACCTTCCCCTCGCGCCCGAGGAGTCCAAGCGTCAGGCGGGCCGGTGCATGGACTGTGGCGTGCCCTTCTGCCACCAGGGCTGTCCCCTGGGGAACCTCATCCCCGACTTCAACGAGGCCGTGTACCGGGGCCGCTGGCGCGAGGCGTACGAGCTGCTCAGCCGGACCAACGGCTTCCCGGAGATGACCGGCCGCCTGTGCCCCGCGCCCTGCGAGGCGGCGTGCGTGCTGGCCATCGACCGGGACGCGGTGACGATTGAGCAGATGGAGAAGGAGATCGCCGAGCGAGCCTTCGCCGAGGGCTGGGTGAAGCCGAAGCCGCCGACGCGGCGCACCGGACAGACGGTGGGCGTGGTGGGCTCGGGGCCCGCGGGACTCGCGGCGGCGGCGCAGCTCAACGCGGCAGGGCACACCGTCACCGTGTACGAGCGCGACGCGCGGCCCGGTGGGCTGCTGCGCTATGGCATTCCCGACTTCAAGCTGGAGAAGTCGGTGCTGGACCGGCGGCTCGCGGTGATGGAGGCGGAGGGCATCACCTTCGTCAATGGCGTGGACGTGGGCGGAGCCCTGAGCTTCCGGGAGCTGCGCTCGAAGCATGACGCGCTGGTGCTGGCCATGGGCGCGCGCAGGCCGAGGGAGCTGGAGGTGCCCGGGCGCGAGCTGTCCGGCGTGGTCCAGGCGATGGAGTACCTGGAGCACCAGAACCGGCTCGTCGCGGGCCAGGGACAGAAGGACGCGCGGCTGGATGCGGCGGGCCGGCGCGTGGTGATTCTGGGCGGTGGCGACACGGGCTCGGACTGCCTGGGCACGGCGCTGCGGCAGGGCGCGAAGAGCGTGGTCCAGGTGGAGCTGCTGCCGGCGCCGCCCGCCGTGCGCGCCGCGGGCAACCCGTGGCCCCGGTGGCCGGTGGTGTTCCGCACCTCGTCGAGCCAGGAGGAAGGCGGCGAGCGCGCCTTCGCGTTGCAGACGAAGCGGCTGAGCGGAACGGACGGGCGGCTGGAGGCGCTCCACACGGTGCAGGTGGAGGTGCACCGCGAGCCCGGCGCCCTGCCGCGCATCGTCGAGGTGCCCGGCTCCGAGACGACGCACGAGGTGGACCTGCTGGTGCTGGCCATGGGCTTCACGGGCCCGGAGCCGGGGCGGCTGGTGGAGGAGCTGGGTGTGAAGCTGTCGCCCCGCGGCACCGTGCAGGTGGATGCGCGCTTCGCCACCTCGGCGGACGGCGTGTTCTGCGCGGGCGACGCGAGCCGGGGCGCAAGCCTCATCGTCTGGGCCCTGTCGGACGGCCGCGAGGCGGCGAAGGCCGTCGACGCGTGGCTGGCCGGTGGCCGGTCGGCGCTGCCGACCCGGGGCGCGGACTGCGCGTTCTGA
- a CDS encoding serine/threonine protein kinase, whose protein sequence is MGKYQLLRKLATGGMAEVFLAKSSGPLGFEKHVVVKRILPHLAEDPQFVEMFLAEAKLAARLNHANIVQIFDFGMEGDSYFIAMEYVDGVDLRTLKRRAFHQRTPIAFPLCARLVAMACEGLAYAHELTDPETGKPLRLIHRDISPDNIFASKTGGLKILDFGIAKASNAGHRTQSGVLKGKVPYMAPEYLMGEAIDARIDIYALGVVLFELVAGNRPYRSDNDVRLIHAVLNSPLPDVRNFRQGVPEQLVHILSRALAKERDKRYGSCREFQADLDRFLYLYSDPVGAAQIASFVQEMSGAPPSADSTSESIPTTPEPRLLLDISGMVAPESTGTQSEPASAPAASSEAITAETRWVTDPLPAPPSPPPAQAQAASEPATARLPGPPRKGASSAALIPPEKRSVATQARTALPEDDDEDALKPQFGWLQRNLVWWGPALLLTLGVGVVATFTQGDAPPAGPKAVASPAAPQPPVQEVDAGQDSPLATVVPASPQAEEHPTPPIPPDAGVPPSAVAAAVPGSPLPPVSAPGPEEMATLWVTSNLAGEVRVNGITVGKTPRKHIVKPGKIQVSIKGSHQGDAFNKEQVLELAANERRDVAFKIQPVSVTIRGRPEDLRVEEMDAHALLGQTKVNTYEGQHRLLLVHPPTGKQYRTSCTATPGDKFCRFSVKITP, encoded by the coding sequence ATGGGCAAATACCAGCTGCTCCGCAAGCTGGCCACAGGTGGCATGGCAGAAGTCTTCCTCGCCAAGTCCTCAGGCCCTCTGGGTTTCGAGAAGCATGTGGTCGTCAAGCGGATCCTCCCCCACCTGGCCGAGGATCCGCAGTTCGTCGAGATGTTCCTCGCCGAGGCGAAGCTGGCAGCGAGACTCAACCACGCCAACATCGTCCAGATCTTCGACTTCGGAATGGAGGGCGACTCGTACTTCATTGCCATGGAGTACGTGGACGGCGTGGATCTCCGCACGCTCAAGCGACGTGCGTTCCACCAGCGCACCCCCATTGCCTTTCCCCTCTGCGCCCGACTGGTAGCGATGGCCTGCGAGGGGCTGGCCTACGCTCACGAGCTGACGGACCCTGAGACAGGCAAGCCGCTGCGCCTGATTCACCGAGACATCAGCCCCGACAACATCTTTGCCTCCAAGACGGGCGGCCTGAAGATATTGGATTTTGGCATTGCCAAGGCCAGCAACGCAGGGCACCGCACGCAAAGTGGCGTGCTCAAGGGGAAGGTGCCCTACATGGCTCCCGAGTATCTGATGGGAGAGGCCATCGACGCTCGAATCGACATCTACGCGCTCGGGGTGGTGCTGTTCGAGCTGGTGGCCGGAAACCGTCCCTACCGAAGCGACAACGATGTCCGGCTGATCCACGCGGTCCTCAATAGCCCCCTGCCGGACGTTCGCAATTTCCGCCAGGGAGTGCCCGAACAGCTGGTGCACATCCTCTCTCGTGCACTCGCCAAGGAGCGCGACAAGCGCTACGGCAGCTGTCGGGAGTTCCAGGCCGATCTCGACCGCTTCCTCTATCTGTATAGCGACCCGGTGGGAGCCGCGCAGATTGCCAGCTTCGTCCAGGAAATGAGCGGCGCACCTCCCTCTGCCGACAGCACGAGCGAGTCCATTCCGACGACGCCAGAGCCCCGGCTCCTGCTCGATATCTCCGGAATGGTGGCTCCGGAATCGACCGGCACGCAATCAGAGCCCGCGTCCGCACCGGCTGCCAGTTCCGAGGCCATCACGGCGGAGACCCGATGGGTCACCGACCCGCTTCCCGCTCCTCCTTCGCCGCCCCCCGCGCAGGCCCAAGCCGCCTCGGAGCCCGCCACCGCCCGCCTCCCAGGCCCTCCGCGCAAGGGAGCCTCCTCCGCCGCGCTCATCCCTCCAGAGAAGCGCTCGGTTGCAACCCAGGCCAGGACAGCGCTCCCGGAGGACGACGACGAGGACGCCCTCAAGCCTCAGTTCGGCTGGCTTCAACGGAACCTGGTCTGGTGGGGACCCGCACTGCTCCTGACCTTGGGAGTTGGGGTTGTAGCCACCTTCACTCAAGGAGACGCCCCCCCAGCAGGGCCCAAAGCCGTTGCATCCCCTGCCGCCCCCCAGCCTCCAGTCCAGGAGGTGGACGCCGGACAGGACAGTCCTCTCGCCACTGTTGTCCCCGCGTCCCCTCAAGCCGAAGAACACCCGACGCCCCCCATTCCTCCAGACGCGGGAGTCCCTCCCTCCGCTGTAGCAGCGGCCGTCCCGGGAAGCCCCCTGCCTCCGGTGTCCGCCCCGGGGCCGGAAGAAATGGCAACGCTTTGGGTGACTTCCAACCTTGCCGGAGAGGTCAGGGTCAATGGCATCACGGTGGGCAAGACGCCCCGCAAGCACATCGTCAAGCCAGGCAAGATACAGGTCTCCATCAAGGGCAGCCACCAGGGTGACGCCTTCAACAAGGAGCAGGTCCTCGAACTCGCTGCCAATGAGCGCCGCGACGTCGCCTTCAAGATTCAACCGGTGAGCGTCACCATTCGAGGGCGTCCAGAGGACCTGCGCGTCGAGGAGATGGATGCCCATGCGCTTCTTGGGCAGACGAAGGTGAACACCTACGAGGGGCAGCATCGGCTTCTCCTTGTCCACCCTCCGACCGGAAAACAATACAGAACCAGTTGCACAGCAACCCCTGGGGATAAGTTCTGTAGGTTCTCCGTCAAGATCACTCCTTAG
- a CDS encoding condensation domain-containing protein has protein sequence MSDIKKKLAALPPEKRARLAKQLQQKTAHSSQPTLERRPSRHVLERPTALGRPTGPTSMAQSRWLGYAGPNRPRSAGNVPVCVRITGQLDVAALEQALSKLVERHEVLRTCFARGEEGFTFQVCPPAPVRLEQVDFSGLPPESCEEALRHRLYQDASLPFDLMALPMFRAWLYALGPEEQVLLVSMHHIAWDGWSEAILFREVSQAYAAYARGAEPHLPALRIQYSDFAWWQHQQLRGAYLESIQSYWRRQLAGGVTMVDFPLDRPRPETRSYSTLSASAHFPAELSAAIKALCHREGATLYMVAMAAYQALLALRSGILDVSVFSNIGSREHVEVEDLIGCFTNVILIRTHLEGDPTFQELLARVREAVLGALAHSALPYQQVLDMIGQNPDSKSARTFPGLNLQNFQSPGASRHGGDGLQLERMTIPLGGGLLVNMFFFISETEDHRILVSAKANGDLYEARTVERIVEDFQRLLEVACAEPSRRLSSLLAPAVDR, from the coding sequence ATGAGCGACATCAAGAAGAAGCTCGCGGCACTTCCTCCCGAGAAGCGCGCACGGCTGGCGAAGCAGCTCCAGCAGAAGACGGCACACAGCTCGCAACCCACGCTGGAGCGCCGGCCCTCACGGCACGTCCTGGAGCGTCCCACCGCGCTCGGCCGTCCCACGGGCCCCACCTCCATGGCCCAGAGCCGGTGGCTCGGCTACGCGGGCCCGAACCGCCCCAGGAGTGCCGGCAACGTCCCGGTGTGCGTCCGCATCACCGGACAGCTGGACGTCGCGGCGCTCGAGCAGGCCCTGAGCAAGCTCGTGGAGCGCCATGAAGTCCTGCGGACCTGCTTCGCTCGCGGCGAGGAGGGCTTCACCTTCCAGGTGTGCCCGCCAGCGCCGGTACGGCTGGAGCAAGTGGACTTCAGCGGGCTGCCTCCGGAGTCGTGCGAGGAAGCGCTGCGCCACCGCCTGTACCAGGACGCGTCGCTGCCGTTCGACCTCATGGCCCTGCCCATGTTCCGGGCCTGGCTCTACGCTCTCGGGCCCGAGGAGCAGGTGCTCCTGGTATCGATGCACCACATCGCCTGGGATGGCTGGTCCGAGGCCATCCTCTTCCGGGAGGTCAGCCAGGCCTATGCAGCCTACGCTCGCGGCGCGGAGCCGCACCTGCCCGCATTGCGCATCCAGTACTCGGACTTCGCCTGGTGGCAGCACCAGCAGCTTCGCGGTGCGTACCTCGAGTCGATCCAGTCCTATTGGCGTCGGCAGCTGGCCGGTGGGGTGACCATGGTTGACTTCCCCCTGGACAGGCCCCGCCCGGAGACGCGCAGCTACAGCACGCTGTCGGCGTCCGCCCACTTCCCGGCGGAGCTGTCCGCCGCCATCAAGGCGCTCTGCCATCGCGAAGGCGCCACGCTGTACATGGTCGCGATGGCCGCCTACCAGGCCCTGCTCGCGCTGCGCAGCGGCATTCTTGATGTCTCCGTGTTCAGCAACATCGGAAGCCGCGAGCATGTCGAGGTGGAGGACCTCATCGGGTGCTTCACCAACGTCATCCTCATCCGCACCCACCTGGAAGGAGACCCCACCTTCCAGGAGCTGCTCGCGCGCGTTCGCGAGGCGGTGCTCGGCGCACTCGCACACTCGGCCCTGCCCTATCAGCAGGTGCTGGACATGATTGGACAGAATCCGGACAGCAAGAGCGCGCGCACGTTTCCCGGACTGAATCTGCAGAACTTCCAGAGTCCCGGAGCCTCCAGGCACGGCGGCGATGGCCTCCAGCTCGAACGCATGACGATTCCCCTGGGAGGCGGCCTGCTGGTCAACATGTTCTTCTTCATCTCCGAGACGGAGGACCACCGCATCCTGGTGAGCGCCAAGGCCAATGGCGACCTCTACGAAGCGCGGACGGTGGAGCGCATCGTGGAGGACTTCCAGCGCCTCCTGGAGGTTGCGTGCGCGGAGCCGAGCCGGCGGCTCTCCTCGCTGCTCGCTCCTGCCGTGGACCGCTAA